In one Chlamydia sp. BM-2023 genomic region, the following are encoded:
- the nqrF gene encoding NADH:ubiquinone reductase (Na(+)-transporting) subunit F: protein MTWLSGLYFISIASLVFCVIGLMLSGVILIARKFLIKVHPCKLKINDDDSLTKTVDSGHTLLSSLLDSGIPIPSPCGGKATCKQCKVKIVKDADEPLETDRATFSKKQIEQGWRLACQTKVQHDMSLEIEERCLNASSWEGTVVSNNNVATFIKELVVSVSPDHPIPFKPGGYLQISVPAYKTNSSDWKQTMAPEYYGDWEHFNLFDKTIDNSSLAQDSANKAYSLASYPAELPLIKFNIRIATPPFINNSPNPDIPWGVCSSYIFSLKPGDKITVSGPYGESFMKENNRPLIFLIGGAGSSFGRSHILDLLLDKHSQREITLWYGARSLKENIYQEEYEKLQKEFSNFHYHLVLSEPLPEDIASGWDKDNPEKTNFLFRAFELGQLSKLSNPEDYLYYVCGPPLHNSSILKLLDNYGVERSSIILDDFGS from the coding sequence ATGACTTGGCTTTCAGGCCTATATTTTATCAGCATTGCTAGTTTAGTATTTTGTGTTATAGGCTTGATGCTTTCTGGCGTCATTCTTATCGCTCGAAAATTTCTTATTAAAGTTCATCCTTGCAAACTAAAAATTAACGACGATGATTCGCTAACCAAAACAGTGGATAGCGGGCATACGTTATTATCTTCCCTGTTAGACTCTGGTATTCCTATACCATCACCTTGTGGAGGAAAAGCCACATGTAAACAATGTAAGGTAAAAATCGTTAAAGATGCCGACGAGCCTTTAGAAACCGATCGGGCAACTTTTTCAAAAAAGCAGATCGAACAAGGTTGGCGTCTTGCCTGCCAAACAAAAGTCCAGCACGATATGAGCCTAGAAATAGAAGAGCGTTGTTTAAATGCTTCTTCTTGGGAAGGCACTGTTGTTTCTAATAACAACGTAGCAACCTTCATAAAAGAACTTGTTGTTTCTGTGAGTCCGGATCATCCCATTCCTTTTAAACCGGGGGGATATCTACAAATTAGCGTACCTGCATACAAAACAAATTCTTCCGACTGGAAGCAGACTATGGCTCCCGAATACTATGGTGATTGGGAACACTTCAATCTATTTGATAAGACTATTGATAATAGTTCTTTAGCTCAGGATTCTGCGAATAAGGCTTATTCTTTAGCTTCCTATCCTGCGGAACTCCCTCTTATTAAATTCAATATTCGTATTGCCACGCCTCCCTTCATTAATAATTCTCCCAACCCGGATATTCCTTGGGGAGTATGCTCCTCGTATATTTTCTCATTAAAACCAGGGGATAAGATTACTGTTTCCGGTCCTTATGGGGAATCATTCATGAAAGAAAACAACCGTCCTCTTATTTTTTTAATTGGCGGTGCTGGCTCTTCATTTGGTAGAAGCCACATTTTAGATCTCTTGTTAGACAAACATTCGCAAAGGGAGATAACCTTGTGGTATGGAGCGCGTTCTTTAAAAGAAAACATCTACCAAGAAGAATACGAAAAACTACAGAAAGAGTTTTCGAATTTCCATTATCATCTAGTACTATCAGAACCTCTTCCTGAGGATATTGCTTCTGGTTGGGATAAAGATAACCCTGAAAAAACGAACTTCTTATTTCGGGCTTTTGAGCTTGGTCAGTTAAGCAAACTAAGCAATCCTGAAGACTATCTATACTACGTCTGTGGTCCGCCTCTACATAATAGTAGCATTCTAAAATTGCTTGATAACTACGGCGTAGAGCGTTCCTCTATTATTCTTGATGATTTTGGCAGTTAG